DNA from Methanomassiliicoccus luminyensis B10:
CCGCGAAGCTCCAGGAGGACAGGAACATGATGAGGTTCTTGAAGTTCCCGTCCCTGAACGGCTTCTTTAACAGCTCCTGCAGCTTGGGCATGTCGTGCCTCTCCATCTGGGGCTCGGGTATGCCCTTTATCACGAGCACGCCCATGAGCCCGGCCAGGAAGCCAGCCACGAACAGGATCGAGTAACCGGCGATCTCCAGCTCCGGGAAGGCCGTCTTCCACCACGAGATGAAGAACCCCGCGGCCAGGGCCAGGGGGATCCCCACTGCGGTGGAGAGCAGCATTCTCTTGGAGAAGAACCTGCCAAGGTTCTGCTTAGGTACCAGGTCATGGATCCAGGAGTTCCAGCTGCATCCTCCTATGGAGGCCAGCAGCGACTGCATCACCAGGCCCACCAGGACCAATGGCAGCGCGACGCTGAAGGGGAAGATGAACGGGACGAAAGCGATGAGCAGCAGGAAGGACCTGCTGAGCGCGGCCGCCATGACCGTTATGGACCGGCGGACCCTGAGCTTCTCCACCAGGTAGATGGTGGGGATCTGAATGACGTTGGAGAGCGGGGGAATGGTGGCCAAAAGGCCGATCACCAGGTCCGAGGCTCCCAAGGCCAGGGCGAACGCTACTAGGAACACGCTTCCCGTCAAGGTGGACATGACCTGGGTGGCCAGACCATCCATTATGATGTGCCGGAGCCCCTTCTGGACCTCGGTCTCACTGAGTGTTTTAGTAGTGCATCCCATCTCGAATCACGCAGAGCCTTTTGGGCTCTATTCTCTCCGACGACAGGGAGGTTATAAACTTATGACGACCTGATTATCAGTCATGATATCGCAGGCTTTCAGAAGCATCCGAAAGGGTCAAAATAAATATACTGGGTATGCCTGGCCGCCCGGCCGGTCCGGCCTGCGTTTTCCATCTTTATATAATGATAATATCGGCCCGATGAAAAGGTAACGGGAATGGCGTACCTACTTATCCAGCATAGGGCATCGAAAGGTTAAGTATGGGATAACCGATTACATCAATTCCTGCGCGGCCTCATGGGGGCGGCGCGGACTGACAGAACACTGACCAAAGGCGCCTGCATTCGAGGGTCCAGGAGCGTCCGGCCGTCCCCGGTGTCGTCCACCGGGGATCATCCATGGTAATGGGATTCCAGCATTCCGTCGGGAGTGCTGAGGACATAATGAGGAGAGTGGGGTCGGACGCGGCGGTCTTTCAGAGGAGGGTGCGGGCGCCGTTAGATACCATCAGAGGACATTTACCGGAGTGGCAAGGGGTCGGGGGCGTACGTGGCGGGCTGAGGGAGGACGGAACGCCCCCCGCCACTCCATGAGAGGGTGATATTCTGGCATCTAAGGTATTGATCATCGGCGGCGGGATCGCGGGCATCAGCGCCGCTCTGG
Protein-coding regions in this window:
- a CDS encoding MFS transporter; this translates as MGCTTKTLSETEVQKGLRHIIMDGLATQVMSTLTGSVFLVAFALALGASDLVIGLLATIPPLSNVIQIPTIYLVEKLRVRRSITVMAAALSRSFLLLIAFVPFIFPFSVALPLVLVGLVMQSLLASIGGCSWNSWIHDLVPKQNLGRFFSKRMLLSTAVGIPLALAAGFFISWWKTAFPELEIAGYSILFVAGFLAGLMGVLVIKGIPEPQMERHDMPKLQELLKKPFRDGNFKNLIMFLSSWSFAVNLALPFLTVYMLTTLGLDTSTVVVFTVISQASMLAFFRIWGRLSDRFSNKSVMRVSGPLMIGSILLWAASVLFQGTPVIVPMVIAIHVLMGMAQAGVNLASQNIGLKLAPKGEATAYLASSTLFSSLAAGIAPLIGGIVAMYSPQWEYFFLVAFVLGLFSLHRLTKVREEGEVREKVVVMELCHEVRDGCSLSHLREQAHAASAGLSTAVRARRRRRGRGILPLNFLFLRR